In Bradyrhizobium sp. WD16, the genomic stretch ACCTCGGGGAAGATCGTGGACAGATGGTTGGCCCAGTCGGACAGGGTCGGCCGTTCACCGGGCAGTTTCTCGTTACGGCCTTCGAAAAAGGCGCGGAAGGAATCCCCGGCGACGTCGATATAGGAATCGCCGCGCTTGATGAAATACATCGGCACGTCGAGGGCATAATCGACCCAGCGCTCGAACCCCATGCCGTCCTCGAACGCCCAGGGCAGCATGCCGGAGCGATCCGCATCGGTGTCGCGCCAGATCTCCGAGCGGAACGACAGGAAGCCGTTGGGCTTGCCCTCGGTGAAGGGCGAGTTGGCGAAGAGGGCGGTGGCGACCGGCTGCAGCGCCAACGAGACCCGCAGCTTCTTCACCATGTCGGCTTCCGAGGAGAAGTCGAGATTGGTCTGCACCGTGCAGGTCCGGTACATCATGTCGAGCCCGAGACTGCCGACCTTCGGCATGTAGCTGGTCATGATCTGGTAGCGGCCCTTGGGCATTTTCGGAATCTCGCCGCGCGACCAGGACGGCGTCATGCCGAGGCCGAGAAAGCCGATGCCGAGCGGGGTCGCGACCTCGCGCACCTGGGCGAGATGCGCCATCAGCTCGCCGGCGGTCTGGTGCACGGTCTCCACCGGCGCGCCGGAGAGTTCGAACTGGCCGCCGGGCTCGAGCGAAATGGCGCCGCCGCCGGTGACATCGAGCAGGCCGATGATGTTGCCCTGCTCCATGATCGGTTCCCAGCCGAGCAGATCCTCCATGCCCCGGAGCAGCGCCTCGATGCCACGGCCGCCGGCATAAGGCACCGGGCGGTGTCCATCCAGCGTGAAGGGCGTCTTTTCGTGCTCCGTGCCGATGCGGAATTCGGCGGCGGGCTTGCAGCCGGCCTCGAGCCACGCGACGAGATCGTCGCGGCTCTGGAGCGGGGTCATGTCGATCTGGTCACGAGCCATGGAAAGTCCGGTCGAGAACCGCGGCAGCGTCGCAGGCGCGCGGTCGGGAATGGGGACCGCCTGCGCCGGCGGCCAAGGGTGAATAAAAGCTCATCGGACGCCCGCGGCGTCTTTGCCGGGCAGGAGCGCGGCATCGTTGCAGGAGCAGCCCAGGCGGTCGAGCAGATCGCAGAGTCTCAGCGCGTCGCCGTCGGAGAGCTTGGAACCGATGTGGCGCTCGATGGCCGCCGAATAGGCCTGCCACATCTTCTTCTGCAGCTCGCGGCCGGCCTCGGTGATCTCGATGAACTGGCCGCGCTTGTCCATCTTGCATTCGCGGCGGACGGCGAGTCCCTCGTCGACCAGACGGTCGATCAGCCGCGACGTCGAATATTGCGGAATCAGCATCTGCCGCTCGAGTTCGACGGGACGCATCTCGCCGCGCGGCGAGCGCGACAGCTCGAACAGCGCGTCATACCAGGCGAGCGGCGGAAACCCGGCCTTCTTCAGGTCATGCTCGACGGCGTCGAGCACCCGGCTCTGCACCCGCATCAGGCGGATCCAGGCGGCTGTCGCTTCGCTCGAGGGTTTACGCTTCATGATCCCGTCATGGTGGTTCGCCGCGACTATAGCCCGGTCAATGCAGCTGCATCAATATTGACAGTTCCGTGCAGGCATTTAAACGCATGCGGCAACGAACCCATTTCTCCGGTGGAGTGGATTTGCCACTCGCCACCTTCGGACCATCCAGGGAGGCCCATGATGAAACTTTATTATACGCCCGGCGCCTGCTCGCTGTCGCCCCATATCGCCCTCAAGGAGGCCGGCCTGCCGCACGAACTGGTCAAAGTCGATCTCAGGGCCAAGAAGCTCGCCAATGGCGAGGATTTCACCAAGATCAATCCAAAAGGCCAGGTGCCGGCCCTGCAGCTCGATAACGGCGAGTTGCTGACCGAGGGGCCCGTCATCGTCCAGATGATCGCCGATCATGTGCCGGAGAAGAAACTGGCACCGGCGAACGGCACACCCGAGCGCTATCGTCTGCAGGAATGGCTGAACTTCATCGGCACCGAGATCCACAAGACCTTCAGCCCGCTATTCAACCCCACCCTGGCGGACGAGGCCAAGGCAGTGTTCCGGAACCGGCTCGCCATCCGCCTCGGCCATGTCGACAGCGCCCTCGCCGGCCGCGACTACCTGATGGGCAAGGAATTCACCGTCGCCGACGGCTATCTCTACACCATGCTGCGCTGGGCCGAAAACATGAAGATCGACCTTGCGGCAATGCCGAACCTGATCGCCTACCAGGCACGGGTCGCGGCGCGGCCGCAGGTCCAGGCGGCACTGGCGGCGGAGACGTAACGCCTCGCACTGCCGATCGGC encodes the following:
- a CDS encoding glutamate--cysteine ligase encodes the protein MARDQIDMTPLQSRDDLVAWLEAGCKPAAEFRIGTEHEKTPFTLDGHRPVPYAGGRGIEALLRGMEDLLGWEPIMEQGNIIGLLDVTGGGAISLEPGGQFELSGAPVETVHQTAGELMAHLAQVREVATPLGIGFLGLGMTPSWSRGEIPKMPKGRYQIMTSYMPKVGSLGLDMMYRTCTVQTNLDFSSEADMVKKLRVSLALQPVATALFANSPFTEGKPNGFLSFRSEIWRDTDADRSGMLPWAFEDGMGFERWVDYALDVPMYFIKRGDSYIDVAGDSFRAFFEGRNEKLPGERPTLSDWANHLSTIFPEVRLKRYLEMRGADGAPWGRLPGLSAFWVGLLYDDDSLSAAWDLVRPWSAAQRQQLRDEVPRLGFKARIGDRYLFEIAKECLVLAHAGLRRRGQVDQTGRDESRYLEPLDQIIAAGRTPAEEMLLKYHGAWGGSVDPAYEEFAF
- a CDS encoding MarR family winged helix-turn-helix transcriptional regulator translates to MKRKPSSEATAAWIRLMRVQSRVLDAVEHDLKKAGFPPLAWYDALFELSRSPRGEMRPVELERQMLIPQYSTSRLIDRLVDEGLAVRRECKMDKRGQFIEITEAGRELQKKMWQAYSAAIERHIGSKLSDGDALRLCDLLDRLGCSCNDAALLPGKDAAGVR
- the gstA gene encoding glutathione transferase GstA, which produces MKLYYTPGACSLSPHIALKEAGLPHELVKVDLRAKKLANGEDFTKINPKGQVPALQLDNGELLTEGPVIVQMIADHVPEKKLAPANGTPERYRLQEWLNFIGTEIHKTFSPLFNPTLADEAKAVFRNRLAIRLGHVDSALAGRDYLMGKEFTVADGYLYTMLRWAENMKIDLAAMPNLIAYQARVAARPQVQAALAAET